In Strix aluco isolate bStrAlu1 chromosome 22, bStrAlu1.hap1, whole genome shotgun sequence, a genomic segment contains:
- the MRPS16 gene encoding small ribosomal subunit protein bS16m has translation MVQLGSRLLKGYRGGHVVIRFALGGCTNRPFFRIVAAHSRRARDGKYLEQLGCLDPLPNAHGERVAGLNLERLRHWLGCGAQLSRPAEKLLGLAGFLPLHPMTVTGAERRRRRAQEAVVPAADVSPGPGDAS, from the exons atgGTGCAGCTGG GCAGCCGCCTCCTGAAGGGCTACCGCGGCGGCCACGTCGTGATCCGCTTCGCCCTGGGGGGCTGCACCAACCGGCCCTTCTTCCGCATCGTGGCAGCGCACAGCAGGCGCGCCCGCGACGGGAAGTACCTGGAGCAGCTCGGCTGCCTCGACCCGCTGCCCAACGCCCACGGCGAGAGGGTGGCGGGGCTCAACCTGGAGCGGCTGCGCCACTGGTTGGGCTGCGGCGCGCAGCTCTCCCGGCCCGCGGAGAAGCTGCTGG GTCTGGCGGGGTTCCTGCCGCTCCACCCCATGACGGTGACCGGCGccgagaggcggcggcggcgagcgcaGGAGGCCGTCGTGCCCGCTGCGGACGTCTCGCCCGGGCCCGGCGACGCATCCTGA
- the SLC45A1 gene encoding proton-associated sugar transporter A isoform X1 yields the protein MIPPSATTPVSDAALLPSMASQEIWRSQVPGYSGSVTRHISHRANNFKRHPKRRKRIRPSPPPPPNTPCPIDLIDFGDLQPQRSFLELLFNGCILFGLEFSYAMETAYVTPVLLQMGLPDQLYGMVWFISPILGFLLQPLLGAWSDRCTSRFGRRRPFILVLAVGALLGLSLMLNGKDIGSALSDTANNHKWGIILTVCGVVLMDFSADSADNPSHAYMMDVCSPVDQDRGLNIHALLAGLGGGFGYVVGGIHWEKTSFGKAVGGQLRVIYVFTSVILTVTTVLTLISIPERPLRSFSRKKKVMKSPSLPLPPSPPFFFEEGVNESIASHNSAHLYASFTSPISPLSPLTPKYGSFVSRDNSLTGINEFASSFGTSNIDSVLIDCFTGGHSSYLALPASLPRQPVSVSFPHVPDGCYRGENGVLEQGESSITPGPDGEALRVGSLDAIKPRSPGILKRPQTLAIPDIVTGHCPENSRRRNVTFSQQVANILLNGVKYESELNGSGESSEQPLSMKLLCSTICQMPKALRNLCINHFLGWLSFEGMLLFYTDFMGEVVFQGNPKAPHNSDEYQKYNAGVTMGCWGMCIYAFSAAFYSAALEKLEERFSTRTLYFVAYLAFGLGTGLATLSRNVYVVLSLCATYGILFATLCTLPYSLLCDYYQSHEFVGSQAEGTRRGMGVDISLLSCQYFLAQILVALAMGPLTAAVGSASGAMYFASLVSFLGCLFSSLCVTYESPPTEELPPAEEQRPLLPRTRNE from the exons ATGATTCCACCATCTGCAACAACCCCCGTCAGCGATGCTGCGCTCTTGCCAAGCATGGCTTCTCAGGAAATCTGGAGGTCACAAGTTCCAGGCTATTCTGGATCGGTCACACGGCACATAAGTCATCGGGCCAACAACTTCAAGAGACATCCGAAAAGGAGAAAACGCATCCGCCCTTCGCCACCACCACCGCCAAATACTCCATGTCCTATTGACTTGATTGACTTTGGGGATCTCCAGCCTCAGAGGTCTTTCCTAGAACTCCTGTTTAATGGGTGCATTCTCTTTGGGCTTGAGTTCAGCTATGCCATGGAAACAGCCTATGTTACCCCTGTGCTGCTTCAGATGGGGCTTCCGGACCAACTGTATGGAATGGTGTGGTTCATCAGCCCTATATTAG GATTCTTGCTACAGCCTTTGCTGGGGGCCTGGAGTGACAGATGCACATCGAGGTTTGGGAGGAGAAGGCCTTTCATTCTGGTCTTAGCAGTAG GAGCGTTGCTTGGGCTCTCGCTTATGTTGAATGGCAAAGATATAGGGAGTGCCTTGTCTGACACTGCAAATAACCACAAATGGGGGATCATTCTTACGGTCTGTGGTGTTGTCCTCATGGACTTCAGTGCAGATTCAGCAGACAATCCCAGTCATGCCTACATGATGGATGTGTGCAGCCCAGTGGATCAAGACAGGGGCCTCAACATCCACGCTTTGTTAGCAG GTCTTGGAGGTGGCTTTGGTTATGTTGTTGGAGGAATACACTGGGAAAAAACCAGTTTTGGAAAAGCTGTGGGAGGGCAACTTCGTGTCATCTATGTCTTCACCTCAGTTATACTGACTGTCACTACTGTGCTGACTCTAATTAGCATTCCAGAGAGACCCTTAAGGTCCtttagcaggaagaaaaaggtgaTGAAGAGTCCAagtcttcccctccctccctctccacctttcttctTTGAGGAGGGTGTAAATGAAAGCATTGCTTCTCATAACTCAGCTCACTTATATGCAAGTTTTACGAGTCCCATTTCCCCCCTCAGCCCACTCACGCCCAAATACGGCAGTTTTGTCAGCAGAGACAATTCCTTGACAGGAATTAATGAGTTTGCATCATCATTTGGGACTTCAAATATTGACAGTGTGCTTATAGACTGTTTTACAGGCGGGCACAGTAGTTACTTAGCACTTCCAGCTAGCTTGCCCAGGCAGCCCGTCAGTGTCAGCTTTCCTCATGTGCCTGATGGCTGTTACCGAGGAGAAAACGGAGTTCTGGAGCAAGGGGAGAGCAGCATAACGCCAGGGCCTGACGGCGAGGCCCTAAGGGTGGGCTCACTGGATGCGATAAAGCCACGGTCACCAGGGATCCTGAAAAGACCTCAGACCTTGGCCATTCCAGATATCGTAACAGGACACTGTCCAGAAAATAGCAGACGAAGAAATGTAACCTTCAGCCAACAG GTTGCTAATATCTTGCTGAATGGTGTTAAGTATGAGAGCGAGCTGAATGGATCAGGCGAGTCCTCTGAGCAACCACTCTCCATGAAACTTCTTTGTTCGACCATCTGCCAGATGCCCAAGGCTCTTCGTAACCTCTGCATCAACCACTTCCTAG GATGGCTTTCGTTTGAGGGGATGTTACTCTTCTACACCGACTTCATGGGAGAAGTAGTGTTTCAAGGGAATCCAAAAGCGCCTCACAACTCAGATGAGTATCAGAAGTACAACGCTGGGGTCACCATGGGCTGCTGGGGAATGTGCATCTATGCATTCAGTGCTGCTTTCTATTCAG CCGCGCTGGAGAAGCTGGAGGAGCGGTTCAGCACACGGACACTGTACTTTGTGGCATATTTGGCCTTCGGGCTGGGCACGGGGCTGGCCACACTCTCCAGAAATGTCTATGTGGTGCTGTCACTGTGTGCTACCTACGGCATCCTCTTCGCCACGCTCTGCACTCTGCCCTACTCCCTGCTCTGCGACTACTACCAGAGCCACGAG TTTGTAGGCTCGCAGGCGGAGGGCACACGGCGCGGGATGGGCGTTGACATCTCCCTGCTGAGCTGCCAGTACTTCCTGGCACAGATCCTCGTGGCCCTGGCCATGGGACCGCTGACGGCGGCTGTGGGCAGCGCCAGCGGCGCCATGTACTTCGCCAGCCTGGTGTCCTTCCTGGGCTGTCTCTTCTCATCCCTCTGTGTCACCTACGAGTCGCCGCCCACTGAGGAGCTGCCGCCCGCCGAGGAGCAGCGTCCGCTCTTGCCCCGCACGCGGAATGAATAA
- the SLC45A1 gene encoding proton-associated sugar transporter A isoform X2 has translation MLNGKDIGSALSDTANNHKWGIILTVCGVVLMDFSADSADNPSHAYMMDVCSPVDQDRGLNIHALLAGLGGGFGYVVGGIHWEKTSFGKAVGGQLRVIYVFTSVILTVTTVLTLISIPERPLRSFSRKKKVMKSPSLPLPPSPPFFFEEGVNESIASHNSAHLYASFTSPISPLSPLTPKYGSFVSRDNSLTGINEFASSFGTSNIDSVLIDCFTGGHSSYLALPASLPRQPVSVSFPHVPDGCYRGENGVLEQGESSITPGPDGEALRVGSLDAIKPRSPGILKRPQTLAIPDIVTGHCPENSRRRNVTFSQQVANILLNGVKYESELNGSGESSEQPLSMKLLCSTICQMPKALRNLCINHFLGWLSFEGMLLFYTDFMGEVVFQGNPKAPHNSDEYQKYNAGVTMGCWGMCIYAFSAAFYSAALEKLEERFSTRTLYFVAYLAFGLGTGLATLSRNVYVVLSLCATYGILFATLCTLPYSLLCDYYQSHEFVGSQAEGTRRGMGVDISLLSCQYFLAQILVALAMGPLTAAVGSASGAMYFASLVSFLGCLFSSLCVTYESPPTEELPPAEEQRPLLPRTRNE, from the exons ATGTTGAATGGCAAAGATATAGGGAGTGCCTTGTCTGACACTGCAAATAACCACAAATGGGGGATCATTCTTACGGTCTGTGGTGTTGTCCTCATGGACTTCAGTGCAGATTCAGCAGACAATCCCAGTCATGCCTACATGATGGATGTGTGCAGCCCAGTGGATCAAGACAGGGGCCTCAACATCCACGCTTTGTTAGCAG GTCTTGGAGGTGGCTTTGGTTATGTTGTTGGAGGAATACACTGGGAAAAAACCAGTTTTGGAAAAGCTGTGGGAGGGCAACTTCGTGTCATCTATGTCTTCACCTCAGTTATACTGACTGTCACTACTGTGCTGACTCTAATTAGCATTCCAGAGAGACCCTTAAGGTCCtttagcaggaagaaaaaggtgaTGAAGAGTCCAagtcttcccctccctccctctccacctttcttctTTGAGGAGGGTGTAAATGAAAGCATTGCTTCTCATAACTCAGCTCACTTATATGCAAGTTTTACGAGTCCCATTTCCCCCCTCAGCCCACTCACGCCCAAATACGGCAGTTTTGTCAGCAGAGACAATTCCTTGACAGGAATTAATGAGTTTGCATCATCATTTGGGACTTCAAATATTGACAGTGTGCTTATAGACTGTTTTACAGGCGGGCACAGTAGTTACTTAGCACTTCCAGCTAGCTTGCCCAGGCAGCCCGTCAGTGTCAGCTTTCCTCATGTGCCTGATGGCTGTTACCGAGGAGAAAACGGAGTTCTGGAGCAAGGGGAGAGCAGCATAACGCCAGGGCCTGACGGCGAGGCCCTAAGGGTGGGCTCACTGGATGCGATAAAGCCACGGTCACCAGGGATCCTGAAAAGACCTCAGACCTTGGCCATTCCAGATATCGTAACAGGACACTGTCCAGAAAATAGCAGACGAAGAAATGTAACCTTCAGCCAACAG GTTGCTAATATCTTGCTGAATGGTGTTAAGTATGAGAGCGAGCTGAATGGATCAGGCGAGTCCTCTGAGCAACCACTCTCCATGAAACTTCTTTGTTCGACCATCTGCCAGATGCCCAAGGCTCTTCGTAACCTCTGCATCAACCACTTCCTAG GATGGCTTTCGTTTGAGGGGATGTTACTCTTCTACACCGACTTCATGGGAGAAGTAGTGTTTCAAGGGAATCCAAAAGCGCCTCACAACTCAGATGAGTATCAGAAGTACAACGCTGGGGTCACCATGGGCTGCTGGGGAATGTGCATCTATGCATTCAGTGCTGCTTTCTATTCAG CCGCGCTGGAGAAGCTGGAGGAGCGGTTCAGCACACGGACACTGTACTTTGTGGCATATTTGGCCTTCGGGCTGGGCACGGGGCTGGCCACACTCTCCAGAAATGTCTATGTGGTGCTGTCACTGTGTGCTACCTACGGCATCCTCTTCGCCACGCTCTGCACTCTGCCCTACTCCCTGCTCTGCGACTACTACCAGAGCCACGAG TTTGTAGGCTCGCAGGCGGAGGGCACACGGCGCGGGATGGGCGTTGACATCTCCCTGCTGAGCTGCCAGTACTTCCTGGCACAGATCCTCGTGGCCCTGGCCATGGGACCGCTGACGGCGGCTGTGGGCAGCGCCAGCGGCGCCATGTACTTCGCCAGCCTGGTGTCCTTCCTGGGCTGTCTCTTCTCATCCCTCTGTGTCACCTACGAGTCGCCGCCCACTGAGGAGCTGCCGCCCGCCGAGGAGCAGCGTCCGCTCTTGCCCCGCACGCGGAATGAATAA